The following are encoded in a window of Mycoplasmopsis bovis PG45 genomic DNA:
- a CDS encoding nucleotidyltransferase, with the protein MSVGIVVEYNPFHNGHIRQINWIKNNFPNEKIIVVMSDKYTQRGELAVASFSKRAKIAKKYGVDKVLKLSFEETVQAAHIFAHNAIMKLYKKGKIDKLVFGSETNNVDLMITIAKGIKEKEKEFFELVKKYQKSEKISFPKASAMAINSLFGHNFTMPNDILAFEYIKIIVNNNLPIVPYAIERNIHYHSDETNDIYASASLLRKMIYANEDISYYSPMIFKKMPKQTADLYSLFQKKVIKNKDKIKNIPVVSEGLENLIVKWVNEPSYNLFIEKCTSKRYTSSRIKRIIAWVLEKL; encoded by the coding sequence ATGTCAGTTGGTATTGTAGTTGAGTACAACCCTTTTCACAATGGACATATTAGACAAATTAATTGGATAAAAAATAATTTTCCAAATGAAAAAATTATTGTTGTGATGAGCGATAAATATACCCAAAGAGGCGAGTTAGCTGTTGCTTCTTTTTCAAAGCGAGCTAAAATAGCTAAAAAATATGGTGTTGATAAAGTGCTAAAACTTAGCTTTGAAGAAACTGTGCAAGCCGCACATATTTTTGCACATAATGCAATCATGAAGCTCTATAAAAAAGGCAAAATAGATAAACTTGTTTTTGGTTCAGAGACAAATAATGTTGACTTGATGATTACAATTGCAAAAGGAATTAAAGAGAAAGAAAAAGAGTTTTTTGAGTTAGTTAAAAAATATCAAAAGAGTGAAAAAATTAGCTTCCCTAAAGCATCTGCAATGGCTATAAATTCGTTATTTGGGCATAATTTTACTATGCCTAATGATATTTTGGCTTTTGAATATATAAAAATCATTGTAAACAATAATTTACCAATTGTTCCTTATGCTATTGAAAGAAATATTCATTATCACTCTGATGAAACTAATGATATATACGCTTCGGCATCATTATTAAGAAAAATGATCTATGCTAATGAAGACATTTCGTATTATTCTCCAATGATATTTAAGAAAATGCCTAAACAAACAGCTGATCTTTATTCCTTATTTCAAAAGAAAGTAATTAAAAACAAGGATAAAATTAAAAATATCCCGGTTGTTTCCGAAGGTTTAGAGAATCTAATAGTAAAATGAGTTAATGAGCCTTCATATAATTTGTTTATAGAAAAGTGCACATCTAAAAGGTATACATCATCCAGAATAAAACGAATTATTGCTTGAGTGTTGGAAAAATTATAA
- a CDS encoding OppA family ABC transporter substrate-binding lipoprotein has translation MRKKIISLLPVCTLPALAISCNIRNDRSRFEYIKSFNNPSYINSSITNKNKFIETDHDSLLSAPLIRWKTSGKAKFDNINKKFFSVTNKYLHFELAKKITITLLNGKVVEYDKDSIAPYSKLSDKGIVRVVSNEASNINNPLFIEHLKNAKKVEFTLKNNVYFVDKKGDKTDFLVKNDHFWNSYNYKNNFAELQSITDDYDIAKIDKDSPLTFINSKTDKSKLDLFVTKVLTNNMLFSPLYSQEVNESNALFASPYVLNTYGIDKAVYLKNNFYANESFANDDRALKKIILKFNPVPIDEPTYRLQSYNAYRQNLISEASYNLFNDVQKEDIENNPKIYGLSFAFSNKSNSNVNKYFYNQNINQDLEANDAFSKLVFNVYKKDLSSKSFVNFYSPRMLTFFNIINNLLNQYIATKVLGNNTYWNSFMSQSLYFDTNHNEDDSLFTLINDINRIRFSYYDNDKFNTNIIELSDFLNNKADLISDSYQKDKILDINEQLKTSNWQMFKNIMKNLLDKFYSENKDLSGQEIKWIIPVFSPKTLRIDNYYKKLVMFINKLDSRLKPSYKYVDKNSKNYMYSYNSYELVNNTFAENLVALMNLENSSILTNIAVLKHNYENKSSKPHYYEDIMKIDNVINQIINKNWSSVVLNDKNVNNLNSILKTYSLNFKNFKSKLIEAINSKFNKTEQFSLLRSIDDLLLIRQNETNYLFINDYEKIIVQYFYTKPLNDSGFTYYQDITVFN, from the coding sequence ATGAGAAAAAAAATAATATCGCTTTTGCCTGTTTGCACACTTCCTGCCTTAGCAATTAGTTGTAATATTAGAAATGATAGAAGTAGATTTGAATATATTAAGTCATTTAATAATCCAAGTTATATCAATAGCAGCATAACTAATAAAAATAAGTTTATTGAAACAGATCACGACTCATTGCTTAGTGCCCCATTAATTAGATGAAAAACATCTGGAAAAGCAAAATTTGACAACATTAATAAAAAATTTTTTAGTGTGACTAATAAATATTTGCATTTTGAATTAGCAAAAAAAATTACAATTACACTTTTAAATGGAAAAGTTGTTGAATATGACAAGGATTCTATTGCTCCTTATTCAAAACTTAGTGATAAGGGAATTGTTAGGGTAGTGTCTAATGAAGCAAGCAATATTAACAATCCTTTATTCATTGAGCACTTAAAGAATGCTAAAAAAGTTGAATTTACACTTAAAAACAATGTTTATTTTGTTGACAAAAAAGGCGATAAAACAGACTTTTTGGTAAAAAATGATCATTTTTGAAATTCATATAATTACAAAAATAATTTTGCTGAATTACAGAGCATTACAGATGATTATGACATTGCAAAAATAGATAAAGATAGTCCGCTTACATTTATTAACAGTAAAACTGATAAAAGCAAATTAGACCTATTTGTAACTAAAGTGCTAACAAATAATATGCTATTTAGTCCGTTATACTCACAAGAAGTTAATGAATCTAATGCTTTATTTGCTAGTCCATATGTGCTTAATACTTATGGAATTGATAAAGCAGTATATTTAAAAAATAATTTTTATGCAAACGAATCATTTGCTAATGATGATAGAGCTCTTAAAAAAATAATACTAAAATTTAATCCAGTGCCTATTGATGAACCCACTTATAGACTTCAATCATACAATGCTTATAGACAAAATTTAATTTCTGAAGCCAGCTACAATTTGTTCAATGATGTTCAAAAAGAAGATATTGAAAACAATCCTAAAATATATGGATTGTCATTTGCTTTTTCAAACAAAAGCAATTCTAATGTAAATAAATACTTTTATAACCAAAACATAAATCAAGATTTAGAAGCAAATGATGCATTTTCCAAATTAGTCTTCAATGTCTATAAAAAAGACTTGAGCAGCAAAAGTTTTGTTAATTTTTACTCTCCTAGAATGTTGACATTTTTTAACATTATAAATAATTTATTAAACCAATATATAGCAACCAAAGTGCTAGGCAATAATACATATTGAAATTCTTTTATGTCTCAGTCTCTTTATTTTGATACAAATCATAATGAAGATGATAGTCTTTTCACATTAATTAATGACATCAATAGAATAAGATTTAGCTATTATGATAATGACAAATTCAATACAAACATTATTGAATTAAGCGACTTTTTAAATAACAAAGCTGATTTAATAAGCGATTCATATCAAAAAGACAAGATTTTAGATATAAATGAGCAATTAAAAACCAGCAACTGACAAATGTTTAAGAACATAATGAAAAACTTATTAGATAAATTTTATTCTGAAAATAAAGATTTATCTGGTCAGGAAATTAAATGGATAATTCCTGTTTTTAGTCCAAAAACATTAAGAATTGATAATTACTACAAAAAGCTTGTTATGTTTATAAATAAGTTGGACAGTAGATTAAAACCAAGTTACAAATATGTTGATAAGAATTCAAAAAACTATATGTACTCGTATAACTCATATGAGTTAGTAAATAATACATTTGCCGAAAATTTGGTTGCCTTAATGAATTTAGAAAATTCATCTATTTTGACCAATATTGCTGTTTTAAAGCACAATTATGAGAATAAAAGTTCAAAACCACATTATTATGAAGACATTATGAAGATTGATAATGTTATCAATCAAATAATAAATAAGAACTGAAGTTCTGTAGTATTAAATGATAAAAATGTTAATAATTTAAATTCAATTTTAAAGACATATTCACTGAACTTCAAGAATTTTAAATCCAAATTGATTGAAGCAATAAATTCAAAATTTAACAAAACTGAGCAATTTTCGTTGCTTAGATCAATTGATGATTTGTTATTAATAAGACAAAATGAAACAAATTATTTATTCATTAATGACTATGAAAAAATAATAGTGCAATACTTTTATACAAAACCACTAAATGATTCAGGTTTTACATACTATCAGGATATTACTGTTTTTAACTAA
- a CDS encoding ABC transporter permease subunit codes for MDNKDNLLLNKESKNSFVLSKHKKEIAKIINYKSSFQLFWSRFFSKKINYFWLAIFISFILMIICISSIAFLLNYSPHKPVLDSDLSANLPNYYSPVVSRKFFTDSPILKIIRENNELHSGIIKSSLNVNDYVILDYDPYALIKSLSGKNYYFLFGTNTLKIDRFSFFVYSFLVTIALSLTAIFLQYLLGTFLGSIIGFYSNKMSSKISYYIFSSINIFPFLIINIIFFKILGYSFVNAVIILSIFGSISFFYIAYANTLDLKNKEFIFAYRSFGASSSWILMHIVFVENLWLNITLISDNLSLNMLVLAALSFFNIKNVEESLNIGNVFKDLVTDLTNISYTIFVVLITSLFIIVNKIFSIIMYRTSRVRE; via the coding sequence ATGGATAATAAAGACAACTTGCTTTTAAATAAAGAATCTAAAAACTCCTTTGTGCTATCAAAGCATAAAAAAGAGATTGCAAAAATAATAAATTATAAAAGTTCCTTTCAACTTTTTTGAAGTAGGTTCTTTTCTAAAAAAATTAATTACTTTTGACTAGCGATTTTTATATCTTTTATCTTGATGATAATTTGTATTTCTTCTATAGCTTTTTTACTTAATTATTCACCACATAAACCGGTTTTAGATAGCGATTTATCAGCAAATCTTCCTAATTACTATAGTCCTGTTGTTAGTAGAAAGTTTTTCACCGACAGCCCTATTTTGAAGATAATAAGGGAAAATAATGAGTTACACAGCGGAATAATTAAATCTTCATTAAATGTTAATGACTATGTAATTTTAGACTATGATCCATATGCTTTGATAAAGTCACTATCTGGCAAAAACTATTACTTTTTATTTGGCACTAATACTCTAAAAATTGACAGATTTTCCTTTTTTGTATACTCATTTTTAGTTACTATAGCGCTTTCATTAACTGCAATATTTTTGCAATATTTATTAGGAACATTTTTAGGTTCTATTATTGGATTTTATTCAAATAAAATGTCTAGCAAAATTAGTTATTATATTTTTAGTTCAATAAACATTTTTCCATTTTTAATAATCAATATAATATTTTTCAAAATTCTTGGATATAGTTTTGTTAATGCAGTGATTATTTTGAGTATTTTTGGTTCTATAAGCTTTTTCTACATTGCATATGCCAATACACTAGATCTTAAAAATAAAGAATTTATTTTTGCATATCGCTCATTTGGTGCATCATCATCATGAATACTTATGCATATAGTATTTGTTGAAAATTTGTGACTAAATATAACGTTAATTTCTGATAATCTATCACTAAATATGCTTGTTTTAGCAGCACTGTCATTCTTTAACATAAAAAATGTTGAAGAATCACTAAATATTGGTAATGTTTTTAAGGATTTAGTGACCGATTTAACAAATATTAGCTATACAATCTTTGTAGTTTTAATTACAAGTCTATTTATTATAGTCAACAAGATTTTTAGCATAATAATGTATAGAACATCAAGGGTAAGGGAGTAG
- a CDS encoding ABC transporter permease subunit, translated as MNFYKYAFKKILFALLGIFLITLFFYVLLSQFIINDKFNSEPLSKHFFAFLGSIFSNFGQVYNSSSFNSALEYFGYYFKYSLLFESITFILSIIFGYLLGILLAYKNGKISDAIISLLIFVFASIPVFVLAPLMIILAEYTDLPVNFVPIDSLNAGYMLLSLVLPISIILIVTVSFFAIVVKNAMLNILSKDYIKVLKTMGLSNNKVFFIGVFKNLIIETINRMLAVLVFIISLGIVMERIFQIPGQSLILTSAFTNGEINVLMCLVFYKAFVIFLFSAITEIIYDVLSVENNFNYHIKFRRPAKVVKGEI; from the coding sequence ATGAATTTTTACAAATATGCATTTAAAAAAATACTTTTTGCCTTGTTAGGTATTTTTCTTATAACGCTATTTTTTTATGTACTTTTATCGCAATTCATTATTAATGATAAATTTAACAGTGAGCCTTTAAGCAAGCATTTTTTTGCCTTCTTAGGTTCTATTTTTTCTAATTTTGGACAGGTTTATAATTCTAGTAGCTTTAATAGTGCATTAGAGTACTTTGGATACTATTTTAAATATAGCCTACTTTTTGAATCTATTACATTCATTTTAAGTATTATTTTTGGATATTTATTAGGTATATTGTTAGCTTATAAAAATGGAAAAATAAGCGATGCCATAATAAGTTTGCTTATTTTTGTCTTTGCTTCAATTCCAGTTTTCGTTTTAGCTCCACTAATGATCATTTTAGCTGAATATACAGACTTGCCAGTTAATTTTGTTCCCATTGATTCTCTAAATGCTGGCTATATGCTATTGTCGCTAGTTCTTCCAATTTCAATTATTTTAATAGTTACTGTTTCATTTTTTGCTATTGTGGTCAAAAATGCAATGCTTAATATACTAAGCAAGGATTACATAAAGGTGTTAAAAACTATGGGACTAAGTAACAACAAAGTCTTTTTTATAGGTGTTTTTAAAAATTTAATTATTGAAACAATAAACAGGATGCTTGCAGTCTTAGTATTTATTATCAGCCTAGGAATTGTTATGGAAAGAATATTTCAGATCCCGGGGCAAAGCCTAATACTAACTTCAGCTTTTACAAATGGTGAAATAAATGTTTTGATGTGTTTAGTTTTTTATAAAGCTTTTGTAATATTTTTATTTTCAGCTATTACTGAGATTATTTATGACGTATTAAGCGTGGAAAATAATTTTAACTATCATATAAAATTCAGAAGGCCAGCAAAAGTAGTAAAGGGAGAAATTTAG
- a CDS encoding HPr family phosphocarrier protein — translation MKELTATVIDPIGLHARPASYITAEASKYKCDILITNNKSNRTANLKSLMNVLTLGVKQNDSITIKFNGDDEEVASVGILEVLRDNKIIK, via the coding sequence ATGAAGGAACTAACAGCTACAGTGATCGACCCTATTGGCTTACACGCTAGACCAGCTAGTTATATAACTGCAGAAGCTTCAAAATACAAATGTGATATTCTTATTACAAATAATAAAAGCAACAGAACAGCCAATTTAAAGTCATTAATGAATGTTCTAACACTAGGCGTTAAGCAAAATGACTCAATTACAATCAAATTTAATGGAGATGACGAAGAAGTTGCATCTGTAGGAATCTTAGAAGTTCTAAGAGACAACAAAATTATTAAGTAG